From one Anomalospiza imberbis isolate Cuckoo-Finch-1a 21T00152 chromosome 25, ASM3175350v1, whole genome shotgun sequence genomic stretch:
- the PSMB2 gene encoding proteasome subunit beta type-2 — MEYLIGIQGPDYVLVAADTVAASSIIQMKHDHDKMFKMSEKILLLCVGEPGDTVQFAEYIQKNVQLYKMRNGYELSPTAAANFTRRNLADYLRSRTPYHVNLLLAGYDDHEGPALYYMDYLAALAKAPFAAHGYGAFLTLSILDRYYKPGITREEAVELLKKCLEELQKRFILNLTSFNARFIDKEGIHEVDNIPLARVESS, encoded by the exons ATGGAGTACCTGATCGGCATTCAGGGCCCTGACTACGTCCTGGTGGCCGCGGACACCGTGGCGGCCAGCAGCATCATCCAGATGAAGCACG ACCATGACAAAATGTTTAAGATGAGTGAAAAGATCTTACTGCTCTGTGTGGGGGAGCCTGGAGACACAGTGCAGTTTGCAGAATACATCCAGAAAAATGTTCAGCTctacaaaatgagaaatg GTTATGAGTTATCTCCCACTGCAGCTGCAAACTTCACCCGGCGAAACCTCGCAGACTATCTCCGGAGTCGG ACCCCCTACCATGTGAACCTTCTCCTGGCTGGCTATGACGACCACGAGGGCCCTGCCCTGTACTACATGGACTACCTGGCAGCTCTGGCAAAGGCTCCTTTTGCAGCACATGGATATGGAGCATTCCTTACCCTCAGCATCCTTGACCGCTATTACAAGCCAG gTATCACACGTGAGGAAGCTGTGGAGCTCTTAAAAAAATGTCTAGAGGAG CTTCAGAAACGCTTCATCCTCAACCTGACCTCCTTCAACGCCCGGTTCATTGACAAGGAGGGCATCCACGAAGTGGACAATATACCCCTTGCCAGAGTGGAGTCCTCCTAA